A genomic stretch from Sphaerodactylus townsendi isolate TG3544 linkage group LG15, MPM_Stown_v2.3, whole genome shotgun sequence includes:
- the TNFRSF12A gene encoding tumor necrosis factor receptor superfamily member 12A: protein MLGCGALLGLWALLLDPAWGEPLPETLCPRGLSWSPDLEKCMDCAMCQTHNKNDFCSTCGAPQPPDTLNWWILLGASVGAVFVGFVVIGGIIYYARCRRREKFTTPIEETGGHSAQESLID, encoded by the exons ATGCTCGGCTGCGGCGCGCTGCTGGGGCTCTGGGCCCTCCTGCTGGACCCTGCCTGGGGAGAGCCCTTGCCCG AGACTTTGTGTCCCAGAGGTCTTTCCTGGAGTCCAGACCTGGAGAAATGCATGGATTGTGCCATGTGCCAAACCCACAACAAGAATGACTTCTGCTCTACGT GTGGAGCTCCCCAACCCCCAGACACGCTCAACTGGTGGATCCTCCTGGGCGCATCGGTGGGGGCTGTATTTGTGGGTTTCGTCGTCATTGGTGGGATAATATACTATGCTCGTTGCCGGCGGCGAGAAAAATTTACCA cCCCAATTGAAGAGACTGGAGGCCACTCAGCTCAGGAATCGCTGATCGATTGA